Part of the Gramella sp. Hel_I_59 genome, GCTATGTATTTACAAAATTTGCAACAGGATGAAATCTTTGTTCCATCAGGAATGAAATCCTTAAAAAGTCTGACCCAGATGGAATCCCGACAAGGGCTTGAAAATGCCATTATATCAAACGGCAAAATCGTCAATGTGGTATCAAATAGCTACGGACACATCCCTAATCAACTATTCTTCAAGAAAGCTGAAGAAATGCTGACCGATGCACAACTGAATTTCCACAAACGCACTATCAATAAAAACGACAGGTCATTTATTACTGACTTTATTATCGATGATAAAAGCCAGTTTACAGTCAAGAATGATGAGGACTTGATACTACCGATGCTTCGGTTTAAAAACTCTTATGATGGAAGTGAGAAGACCTCTGGCCACTTCGGGTTTTATAGAGAGGTGTGTTCAAATGGTCTGCACGTTTCACAAGTGGAAATTGAGTTTTCCATCAAGCACAGTAA contains:
- a CDS encoding DUF932 domain-containing protein: MYLQNLQQDEIFVPSGMKSLKSLTQMESRQGLENAIISNGKIVNVVSNSYGHIPNQLFFKKAEEMLTDAQLNFHKRTINKNDRSFITDFIIDDKSQFTVKNDEDLILPMLRFKNSYDGSEKTSGHFGFYREVCSNGLHVSQVEIEFSIKHSKNNTHLIMPRLNNLFDKFLTNEFYTITKNFDKMKEFKIIDIQEFVKAILHRTKLFRYECSDKNSDPSKKSREVIEILNYEALLLNEEPNLWLGYNAFNSVLHNVLKKSFGQQERLDKKLFDEVYAMA